The Arachis duranensis voucher Yi14725-KUN plastid, complete genome genome segment AAGCGGGTCCGATTACGCCTATTCCTAATCCTAAATGGAACGGAACGACGCAGGGATCTATTATATGTAAACATAGTATCTATTTAGATACGCTCGAATGACCCCTTTCTCATAATGAGAAAGTATATTCTCATTATGAGAATGTATATTCTCATAATGAGAATGTATATAACCCTATTCCGGTCTGGTCCGGTATGGAATGAACTTAGAATCATGGAATCGACTCGATCATCAGATTCTAGATTCTAAGTTCATAACCCTAGCCCATTCCCATTTTGGGCGGAACAGATCTACTAATTCTTTGATTCCAGTTAGTAAGATAAGAGGGGTCGGATCTTGAACTAAGAAATAGATTCTAGAAGCTAAAAAAGGGTATCCTGAGCAATTTCAATAATCGGGTTCATTGATATTCCTGGTATAGTAGATGCTATCACACATACAATCATACTCAATTCGATGGAATTGTTTGATCTTAAAGGGGACCCTCTATAATTTCGCACGTAAGGAGTTATTTCTTGGTTTCGTCCAGTCATTAATAACTTGATTATTTTTAGATAATAGTAGATAGAAACAACGCTCGTAAGGAGTCCTATTGAAACCAAGAAATATAGGCCTGCCTGCCATCCACACCAGAATAAATGAAGTTTCCCGAAAAAACCTGCTAGTGGAGGAAGACCTCCTAAGGATAAGAGACATAGGGCTAAAGAGAGAGCCAAAAAAGGATCTTTCGTGTATAATCCTGCATAATCTCGAATGTTATCAGTTCCGGTACGTAGACCAAATAATACAATGCAAGCAAAAGTTCCTAGATTCATGGAGATATAGAACAGCATATAAGTTATCATGCTTGCATATCCACCATTTGAGTCTCCAACAATTATTCCAATAATAACATATCCGATTTGACCTATGGACGAATACGCAAGCATACGTTTCATGCTTGTTTGGGTAATAGCAATGAGATTCCCCAATATCATGCTAAGAATAGCTAGGATTTCCAGAAGAAGATGCCATTCGTTTGATGAGAAATAAAAAGGAATATCGAAAATTCGAGTGGCTGAAGCTGAAGCAGCTACTTTCGGAGTAACAGAAAGAAAAGCAACGACTGGAGTGGGAGAGTCAGAGTCGAAAAGAGGATTCCTCACTTCTTTCTCTCATTCAAAACCGTGCATGAGACTTTCATCTCGCACGGCTCCTAAGTGATAAAAGAAAGAAGAACTCATCTTCTTTCTTTTTTGATTACCTTCCTCGCGTATGTATAAGACCGAATCCATTCGATTTAGAATTTTCAAAAGGATTACTATACTAATCCTTAACTTTTCGAGGAATCCTTCATCAGTGGTTGTGAATGACCGATTTTTCTCAATCTTTATGACTTGCTCCTACGGAACCGAGGTCGAAAAGATTGAGAAATAGAACCATCTGATTTGATTCGTTCTCAATAGCCACGAGATGATCATCTTAGGGTGATCCTTTTGTCGACGGATGCTCCTATTATACTCGTAGTCTCTGAAGGATGAGAACCGACTATGTATGTAGCACCTACATCGAGAATTTAAGTATTGTATACGTCATTAGTCCGATCCTTTGTAGGAACTACCCGTAATAACGAACTTGCAAAATGAATCTGTTTATCATAAAGGGATTCGTTGTTCCTGACTCTGCTTCACCTTAATTGTTATTTGAACAAGTAAAGTTATGTCTTGGTCCGAGTGGGAATAGCATTTCTCTTCTGCATGTCCATGGAGTTTTGAAAAATCCAAACATCTCAGAAATAGATAGAGAGGTAGGAATTTATCGAACGAACCGCACTCCTTCGTATACGTCAGGAGTCCATTGATGAGAAGGGGCTGGGGAAAGCTTGAACCCAATTCCTACAGTGATGAATATAAGCGCAATTGAGATTCCTGGGGAGTTATACATTTGTGTATTGATAAGACCATTCACTATTTCTTGAAGCTCGATCTCTCCCCCGGATGAACCATAGAGCCAAGAGAAACCATGAACCAGAATAGAAGAGCTTGCCCCACCCATGAGTAAATATTTCGTAGTAGCCTCATTAGACCGTACATCTTTCTTGGTATATCCAGAAAGTAGATAGGAGCATAGACTGAAACATTCTGGAGCTACAAAGATAGTTATTAAATCGTTAGCGCCGCATAAAAACATTCCTCCTAGAGTAGCTGTTAATACGAATAACAGAAACTCTGTTAGAGCCATTTCTGTACATTCGATGTACTCTACGGATAGAGGAATACATAGAGTTGAACATAGTAAAATAAGAAATTGAAAGATTTCGTTGAAATTGTTCGTTTGGAAATTTCCGGAAAAGCTAATCATAGGTTCTTCTCCCCATCGGAACAATAGGGCCGTTATGCTCATTACTAAACTTGTTGAAGAGATCAAATAGAACCAAGATAGATCTTTTTGATCAGAGGTTGAATCGATCATCAGAAGAAGAATTAGGCCAAAAATTAGGATACATTCTGGGAAAATAAGACTTCCATCGAAGAGAAGCAAATGAAAGGCTTTCATAAAAATTCTCGTAGAATCGAGAATGAAGTTTTCATTCTGTACATGTCAGATCATGAATTAGTAACTGCATCCAATCTCCAAAAAATCCCAATTGTTTCGAATTTTCTCTTTTTTTTGGAATGGAATATTTATAGAATCCCCATGAATAGGACCAAACCTTATTCCATGGTATTTACATAAGATTCCTCTTTCTTATTCTTCTTATTCTTAAGCAAGTCCCCGAGAGGGCTTAGTTGATCCATGATTTATGTTTCGTCTTTCGTTTCCTTTTCGTTTGTTTCGAGAGATATATTGATCACTTCCGATTCTTTTTCCATTGATTCTTTTCCGATCGAGATGTATGGATCCATGGGTCTATGTGTCTATATAGATCCTATTCATGGATTAACGTCATGGATTAACGAAAATGTGCAAAAGCTCTATTTGCCTCTGCCATTCTATGAGTCTCTTCCTTTTTGCGTATGGCATCGCCACTCCCTTTTGCAGCATCCACTAATTCGGAACTTAATTTGAAAGCCATATTTCGACCCGGACGTTTTCGGGATGCCCCTAATAACCAACGAATGGCAAGTGCTTTTCCTTGTGTGGATCCTATTTCAATGGGAACTTGATGAGTAGATCCGCCTACACGTCTTGCTTTTACTGCTATATCGGGAGTTACTCCACGTATTGCTTGACGTAAAACAGATAGTGGATTTATTTCTGTCTTTTGTTGAATCTTTTTCATAGCTCGATAAATAATTTGATAAGCCAATGATTTTTTTCCGTGTTTCAGAATACGGTTAACCAACATGTTAACTAATCGATTACGATAAATTGGATCGGATTTTGCGGTTTTTTCTTCTACAGTACCTCGCCGTGACATGAGCGTGAAAGGGATAATCTGTTTTTTTTTATAACTTCTAAGGGCTAAAATGATTTATTTTGGCTTTTTGGCCCCATATTGTAGGGTGGATCTCGAAAGATATGAAAGATCTCCCCCCAAGCCGTACATACGACTTTCATCAAATACGGCTTTCCACAGAATTCTATATGTATCCATATGTATCTATGAGATCGAGTATGGAATTCTGTTTACTCACTTTGAAATTGAGTATCCGTTTCCCCCCTTTTCTTGCTAGGATTGGAAATCCTGTATTTTACATATCCATACGATTGAGTCCTTGGATTTCCGAAATAGTGTAAAGTGCTTCGAATCATTGCTATTTGACTCGGACCTATTCTAAAAAAGTCGAGGCATTTCGAATTTTTTGTTGACACGGACAAAGTCAAGGAAAACCTCTGAAATTATTTCAATATTGGACCTTGGACATATCATAGTTCCGAATCGAATCTCTTTAGAAAGAAGATCTTTTGTCTCATGGTAGCCTGCTCCAGTTCCCTTACGAAACTTTCGTTATTGGGTTAGCCATACACTTCACATGTTTCTAGCGATTCACATGGCATTATCAAATGATACAAGTCTTGGATAAGAATCTACAACGCACTAGAACGACCTTGTTGACGATCCTTTACTCCGACAGCATCTAGGGTTCCTCGAACAATGTGATATCTCACACCGGGTAAATCCTTAACCCTTCCCCCTCTTACTAAGACTACAGAATGTTCTTGTAAATTATGGCCAATACCGGGTATATAAGCAGTGATTTCAAATCCAGAGGTTAAGCGTACTCTGGCAACTTTACGTAAGGCAGAGTTTGGTTTTTTGGGGGTGATAGTGGAAAAGTTGACAGATAAGTCACCCTTACTGCCACTCTACAGAACCGTACATGAGATTTTCACCTCATACGGCTCCTCGTTCAATTCTTTCCAAGTCATTGGATCCTTTTCTTCGTTCGAGAATCTCCCCCCTTCCTTCTTCCACTCCGTCCCGAAGAGTAACTAGGACCAATTCAGTCACGTTTTTATGTTCCAATTGATTCCTTTTTTTGATTATTCTCAAAGGAGAAAGTTTTTCTTTTTACCAAACATATGTGGATCCAATCACGATCTTTTAATAAGAACAAGAAATCTTTCTCGATCAATCCTTTTGCCCCCATCCCATTCTTCGAGAATCAGAAAGATCCTTTTCAATCAAGTTTGAATTTGTTCGTTTGGAATCGGGACTCTTCTACTGCATTTTACTTATTTTTTTTATTTTTTTTTCTTCCATTCCATCATTCCTTAAGTCCCACAGGTTTGATCCTGTAGAACCTGACCCATTTTCTCATTGAGCGAAAGGTACGAAATAAATCAGATTGATTTTTCGATCAAAAGTACTGTGTGAAATCTTCGGTTTTTTCTTTCCTCTTTCTCTATCCCTATCTCGTAGGTATAGCGTTTGAATCAATAGAGAACCTTTTCTTCTGTATCTGTATGAATCGATATTATTACATTCCAATTCCTTCCCGATACCTCCCAAGGAAAATCCCGAATTGGATCTCAAATTGACGGGTTAGTGTGAGCTTATCCATGCGGTTATGCACCCTTCGAATAGGAATCCATTTTTCTGAAAGATCCCGGCTTTCGTGCTTTGGTGAGTCTTCGAGACCCTTTCGATGACCTACGTTGTGTTGAAGGGATATCTACACGATCCGATCGATTGCGTAAAGCGCGCGGTAGCAACGGAACCGGGGAGAATATACAGAAAAGACGGTTCTATTTCTATTCTATTAGTATTCTATTAGTATTAGTTTAGTATTAGATTAGTATTAGTTAGTGTAGTATTAGTTTAGTATTAGATTAGTATTAGTTAGTGATTTCGGCTCAGTGAGTTCTTTCTTTCGTGATGAACTGTTGGCACCAGTCCTACATTTTGTCTCTGTTCTGTGGACCGAGGAGAAAGGGAGCTCAGCGGCAAGAGGATTGTAACATGAGAGAAGCAAGGAGGTCAACCTCTTTCAAATATACAACATGGGTTCTGGCAATGCAATGTGGTTGGACTCTCATGTCGATCCGAACGAATTATCCTTTCCACGGAGGTAAATCTTTGCCCGCTAGGCAAGAGGATAGCAAGTTACAAATTCTGTCTTTTTCTTGGTAGGGCATGTATTTTACTATAAGATTGAAGTAGTTAACGGTGGGGTTACCCCTATTGTGGTGACGAATCTTGTATGTGTTCCTAAGAAAAAGGAATTTGTCCAATTTTCGGGGTCTCGAAAGGGGGCGTGGAAACACATAAGAACTCTTGAATGGAAATCGAAAAATAGATGTAACTCCAGTTACTCCGGAAATGGTAAGATCTTTGGCGCAAGAACGCAAGAAGAGGGGTTGATCCGTATCATCTTGACTTGGTTCTTATCTTTTTCTTTTTTTAAGAAAAGAATACCGAGTCGGGTTCTTCTCCTACCCGTATCGAATAGAACATGCTGAGCCAAATCTTCTTCATGGAAAACCTGCTTTATTTAGATCGGGAAAATCGTACGGGTTTTTTGAAATTATGTGCTATTGCTCAAATCCGTAGTCAATCCTATTTCCGATAGGAGCAGTTGACAGTCGAATCCTATTTTTCCCATTATTTTCGTATCCGTAATAGTGTGAAAAGAAGGCCCGACTCCAAGTTGTTCAAGAATAGTGGCGTTGAGTTTCTCGACCCTTTGCCTTAGGATTAGTTAGTTCTATTTCTCGATAGGGGCAAGGGAAGGGGTATAACTCAGCGGTAGAGTGTCACCTTGACGTGGTGGAAGTCATCAGTTCGAGCCTGATTATCCCTAAACCCAACCCAATGTGAGTTTTTCTATTTTGATGCCGTAATCGAATGAGAATTTAGAATAGATAAAAAAGAGGCTCGTGGGATTGACGAGAGGGGGGGGGGGGCTATATTTCTGGGAGCGAACTCCAGGCGAATATGAAGCGCATGGATACAAGTTATGCCGTGGAATGAAAGAGAATTCCGAATCAGCTTTGTCTACGAGCAAGGAAGCTATAAGTAATGCAACTAGGAATCTCATGGAGAGTTCGATCCTGGCTCAGGATGAACGCTGGCGGCATGCCTTACACATGCAAGTCGGACGGGAAGTGGTGTTTCCAGTGGCGGACGGGTGAGTAACGCGTAAGAACCTGCCCTTGGGAGGGGAACAACAGCTGGAAACGGCTGCTAATACCCCGTAGGCTGAGGAGCAAAAGGAGGAATCCGCCCGAGGAGGGGCTCGCGTCTGATTAGCTAGTTGGTGAGGCAATAGCTTACCAAGGCGATGATCAGTAGCTGGTCCGAGAGGATGATCAGCCACACTGGGACTGAGACACGGCCCAGACTCCTACGGGAGGCAGCAGTGGGGAATTTTCCGCAATGGGCGAAAGCCTGACGGAGCAATGCCGCGTGGAGGTAGAAGGCCTACGGGTCGTGAACTTCTTTTCCCGGAGAAGAAGCAATGACGGTATCCGGGGAATAAGCATCGGCTAACTCTGTGCCAGCAGCCGCGGTAAGACAGAGGATGCAAGCGTTATCCGGAATGATTGGGCGTAAAGCGTCTGTAGGTGGCTTTTTAAGTTCGCCGTCAAATCCCAGGGCTCAACCCTGGACAGGCGGTGGAAACTACCAAGCTGGAGTACGGTAGGGGCAGAGGGAATTTCCGGTGGAGCGGTGAAATGCGTAGAGATCGGAAAGAACACCAACGGCG includes the following:
- the ndhB gene encoding NADH-plastoquinone oxidoreductase subunit 2, which produces MKAFHLLLFDGSLIFPECILIFGLILLLMIDSTSDQKDLSWFYLISSTSLVMSITALLFRWGEEPMISFSGNFQTNNFNEIFQFLILLCSTLCIPLSVEYIECTEMALTEFLLFVLTATLGGMFLCGANDLITIFVAPECFSLCSYLLSGYTKKDVRSNEATTKYLLMGGASSSILVHGFSWLYGSSGGEIELQEIVNGLINTQMYNSPGISIALIFITVGIGFKLSPAPSHQWTPDVYEGSPTPVVAFLSVTPKVAASASATRIFDIPFYFSSNEWHLLLEILAILSMILGNLIAITQTSMKRMLAYSSIGQIGYVIIGIIVGDSNGGYASMITYMLFYISMNLGTFACIVLFGLRTGTDNIRDYAGLYTKDPFLALSLALCLLSLGGLPPLAGFFGKLHLFWCGWQAGLYFLVSIGLLTSVVSIYYYLKIIKLLMTGRNQEITPYVRNYRGSPLRSNNSIELSMIVCVIASTIPGISMNPIIEIAQDTLF
- the rps7 gene encoding ribosomal protein S7, translating into MSRRGTVEEKTAKSDPIYRNRLVNMLVNRILKHGKKSLAYQIIYRAMKKIQQKTEINPLSVLRQAIRGVTPDIAVKARRVGGSTHQVPIEIGSTQGKALAIRWLLGASRKRPGRNMAFKLSSELVDAAKGSGDAIRKKEETHRMAEANRAFAHFR
- the rps12 gene encoding ribosomal protein S12 — its product is MPTMKQLIRNTRQPIRNVTKSPALRGCPQRRGTCTRVYTITPKKPNSALRKVARVRLTSGFEITAYIPGIGHNLQEHSVVLVRGGRVKDLPGVRYHIVRGTLDAVGVKDRQQGRSKYGAKKPK